In Thermosynechococcus sichuanensis E542, a single genomic region encodes these proteins:
- a CDS encoding ABC transporter ATP-binding protein, protein MLDQPLICLEQISKVYGQGETEVHALREVNLNIQRGEYCAIMGASGSGKSTMMNIIGCLDRPTSGRYFLDGQDVAHLSDDELAHIRNAKIGFVFQQFYLLGQLTALENVMLPMVYAQVPPKERRDRAIAALEQVGLGHRLENRPNQLSGGQQQRVAIARAIVNQPLLLLADEPTGALDSHTTAEILAIFGQLNAAGMTVIMVTHEPDVAAVTHRIIQFRDGQIRSDRPNVPSPLTAPVLS, encoded by the coding sequence ATGCTGGATCAGCCACTCATTTGTCTAGAACAAATTTCTAAAGTGTATGGCCAAGGGGAAACGGAAGTTCACGCCCTTAGGGAGGTGAATCTCAACATTCAGCGGGGAGAGTACTGTGCAATTATGGGGGCTTCGGGGTCAGGGAAGTCCACAATGATGAATATTATTGGCTGTTTGGATCGCCCGACCTCTGGCCGCTACTTTCTCGATGGTCAAGATGTGGCACACCTCAGTGATGATGAGCTGGCTCATATTCGCAATGCCAAGATTGGCTTCGTCTTTCAACAGTTTTACCTCCTAGGGCAGCTAACGGCACTGGAAAATGTGATGCTACCCATGGTCTATGCTCAAGTCCCGCCCAAAGAACGGCGCGATCGCGCCATCGCCGCATTGGAACAGGTGGGGTTGGGTCACCGCCTTGAGAATCGTCCCAATCAACTTTCAGGAGGACAGCAACAACGGGTAGCGATCGCCCGCGCTATTGTCAATCAGCCCCTGCTCCTGCTGGCCGATGAACCCACCGGTGCTCTCGATAGCCACACCACTGCGGAAATTCTCGCCATCTTTGGTCAACTCAATGCAGCGGGCATGACGGTAATTATGGTGACCCATGAACCCGATGTAGCGGCGGTCACGCACCGCATTATCCAGTTTCGCGACGGTCAAATTCGTTCCGATCGCCCCAATGTGCCTAGCCCGCTGACGGCACCTGTTCTATCTTAA
- a CDS encoding SLBB domain-containing protein: MGCKSLPKLHNTVITLAIASGFTLGATLVVPRSASAQPMPVSPSSYSFTSINPLQDYLLGAGDVLFIEVVNLPPTVTTQKEFAVNLDGSVSLPLAGRVMVGGLTLPQAEQVILNAYSKVMRFPAVTVTLQTPRPMKILVAGEVTRPGTYVVPFTGVTVSTADQAASADSVGLSGGLTWPRLSRVLAQAGGITQEADIRNIEVRRQLGNGQTAVTRINLWEMIQSGDANQDITLRSDDVIVVPKAKEVNAAEAIRVASATFSPQVIRVQVVGEVLRPGLVEVPANATLTQGIGAAGGFNVQRANMSRVTLVRLNRDGTVSRRRIPFSLAAQPNANNNPVLQQGDVIVVERSGLTQVGDTIGNALRPFGALGTLGILINLFD; encoded by the coding sequence ATGGGGTGCAAATCATTGCCAAAGCTACACAACACCGTGATCACGCTGGCGATCGCCAGTGGATTCACCCTTGGGGCAACACTGGTGGTACCCCGCTCGGCTAGTGCTCAACCCATGCCCGTCAGCCCAAGCTCCTACAGTTTTACCAGCATTAACCCCCTTCAGGACTATCTTTTGGGGGCAGGGGATGTGCTTTTCATTGAAGTGGTCAACTTACCCCCAACTGTTACCACTCAAAAAGAATTTGCAGTGAATCTGGATGGCTCAGTTTCTTTGCCCCTTGCAGGGCGCGTCATGGTGGGCGGCTTAACCTTACCTCAAGCGGAGCAGGTGATTCTGAATGCCTACAGTAAAGTCATGCGCTTTCCGGCAGTGACGGTTACGTTGCAGACTCCACGCCCGATGAAGATTCTGGTGGCGGGTGAAGTCACACGTCCAGGGACTTATGTTGTTCCTTTTACAGGGGTCACTGTTTCCACAGCAGATCAAGCAGCGAGTGCTGATTCTGTTGGTCTTTCCGGTGGATTGACGTGGCCGCGTTTGAGTCGAGTTCTTGCCCAAGCGGGCGGCATTACCCAAGAGGCCGATATTCGCAACATTGAGGTGCGCCGTCAACTGGGGAATGGCCAAACAGCGGTAACCAGAATTAATCTTTGGGAGATGATTCAGTCAGGAGATGCCAATCAGGATATTACGCTGCGCAGTGATGATGTGATTGTGGTACCCAAGGCGAAGGAAGTGAATGCAGCGGAAGCCATACGGGTGGCCTCAGCAACGTTTTCGCCGCAGGTGATTCGCGTCCAAGTTGTGGGGGAAGTATTGCGACCAGGCTTGGTCGAGGTGCCAGCCAATGCCACCCTCACTCAGGGAATTGGGGCGGCGGGCGGATTCAATGTGCAACGTGCCAATATGTCTAGGGTGACGCTGGTGCGGCTCAATCGCGATGGCACGGTCAGTCGGCGACGGATTCCCTTTAGCTTGGCGGCTCAACCCAATGCCAACAACAATCCTGTGTTGCAACAGGGGGATGTGATTGTGGTGGAACGGTCAGGGCTAACGCAGGTGGGGGATACGATTGGGAATGCGCTGCGTCCTTTTGGTGCATTGGGAACATTGGGAATTTTGATCAATCTCTTCGATTAA